A window from Corynebacterium urealyticum DSM 7109 encodes these proteins:
- the argB gene encoding acetylglutamate kinase, translating into MPKIHDSSCTSGLTPSQRSHVLAEALPWLLHYRDKIVVVKYGGNAMIDDELKRAFAADMVFLRAVGARPVVVHGGGPQINMMLDKVGLEGEFRGGFRVTSPEVMEYVRMVLFGKVGRELVGLINEHGPYAVGASGEDAGLFTAEKFQPEIEGELVDIGRVGSITDVDPTSLFDLIDAGRIPVVSTIAPDDDGLVYNINADTAAGALAGALDAERLVMLTNVPGLYTDWPNKDSLVSSLTPAELEELLPTLDSGMIPKMTACLDAIHNGVKAAHVIDGRVPHSVLLELMTEGGIGTMISSESYEH; encoded by the coding sequence ATGCCTAAGATTCACGATTCCTCCTGCACCAGCGGGCTGACCCCCTCGCAGCGCTCCCACGTGCTGGCCGAGGCCCTGCCATGGCTGCTGCACTACCGCGACAAAATCGTGGTTGTGAAGTACGGCGGCAACGCCATGATTGACGACGAGCTCAAGCGCGCCTTCGCCGCCGACATGGTCTTCCTCCGCGCGGTCGGTGCGCGCCCCGTCGTCGTGCACGGCGGCGGGCCACAGATCAACATGATGCTCGACAAAGTCGGCCTGGAAGGGGAGTTCCGCGGCGGCTTCCGCGTGACCTCGCCTGAGGTCATGGAGTACGTGCGCATGGTGCTCTTCGGCAAGGTCGGCCGCGAGCTGGTCGGCCTCATCAACGAGCACGGCCCCTACGCAGTGGGCGCCTCCGGGGAGGACGCCGGGCTGTTCACGGCCGAGAAATTCCAGCCCGAGATCGAAGGGGAACTGGTGGACATCGGCCGGGTCGGCAGCATCACCGACGTCGATCCCACCAGCCTGTTCGACCTCATCGATGCCGGCCGCATCCCGGTGGTCTCGACGATCGCCCCGGATGACGACGGTCTGGTCTACAACATCAATGCCGATACCGCCGCTGGTGCGTTGGCGGGGGCCCTGGACGCCGAGCGTCTCGTCATGCTCACCAACGTGCCGGGCCTCTACACGGATTGGCCGAACAAGGACTCGCTGGTCTCCAGCCTGACCCCGGCGGAGTTGGAGGAGCTCCTCCCGACCTTGGATAGCGGCATGATCCCGAAGATGACCGCCTGCCTGGATGCCATCCACAACGGCGTGAAGGCCGCCCACGTCATCGACGGACGCGTCCCGCACTCGGTGCTCCTCGAGCTGATGACCGAAGGCGGTATCGGCACGATGATTTCCTCCGAGTCTTACGAACACTAA
- the argJ gene encoding bifunctional glutamate N-acetyltransferase/amino-acid acetyltransferase ArgJ → MSTQPEHHNPQAGQRTGVTAPAGFRAAGVTAGVKPSGNPDMALIVNDGPDYHAAALFTRNQIKAAPVQLTKSLHNGTFRAAVINAGNANACTGEQGMADAKRTGELVGTALGIDPADVAVCSTGLIGDLLPMDKIEAGVGALASALSTDLEAGTKAAEAIMTTDTVIKQAVYEGEGWSIGAMAKGVGMMAPSLATMLVFLTTDAKLPSAEAAQEALGAASGVTFDCIDVDGSTSTNDTLIMLANGASGVEPDAAEFARAVHDVCLDLTRQLQGDAEGVTKKVAITVTGAATDEEAKAAARVIGRDNLFKCAMFGSDPNWGRVLAAVGMAPVTMDPTRIRVSFNGHDVCVDAAGTPNAREVDLSGEDIDVEVNLASGDGKATVWTTDLSYSYVEINSEYSS, encoded by the coding sequence GTGAGCACTCAGCCTGAACACCACAACCCACAAGCCGGTCAGCGCACCGGAGTCACCGCACCGGCTGGCTTCCGCGCTGCCGGTGTTACCGCAGGCGTCAAGCCCTCCGGAAACCCGGACATGGCCCTCATCGTGAACGACGGCCCCGACTACCACGCCGCCGCGCTGTTTACCCGCAACCAGATCAAGGCTGCCCCGGTCCAGCTGACCAAGTCGCTGCACAACGGCACCTTCCGCGCCGCCGTCATCAACGCCGGTAACGCGAATGCCTGCACGGGGGAGCAGGGCATGGCGGATGCCAAGCGCACCGGCGAGCTCGTCGGCACCGCGCTGGGTATTGATCCCGCTGACGTGGCCGTGTGCTCCACCGGCCTGATCGGCGACCTGCTGCCGATGGACAAGATCGAGGCGGGAGTCGGTGCGCTGGCCTCAGCGCTCTCCACCGACCTCGAGGCCGGCACCAAGGCTGCCGAGGCGATCATGACCACGGATACCGTCATCAAGCAGGCGGTCTACGAGGGCGAGGGCTGGAGTATTGGTGCGATGGCCAAGGGCGTGGGCATGATGGCGCCATCCCTGGCCACGATGCTCGTTTTCCTCACCACCGACGCCAAGCTCCCCAGCGCAGAGGCTGCCCAGGAGGCGCTGGGGGCCGCTAGCGGGGTCACCTTCGACTGCATCGACGTGGACGGTTCCACCTCCACCAACGACACCCTCATCATGCTCGCCAACGGTGCCTCCGGTGTGGAGCCGGACGCCGCCGAGTTCGCCCGTGCAGTCCACGATGTCTGCCTGGACCTCACCCGCCAGCTGCAGGGCGACGCCGAGGGCGTGACTAAAAAGGTCGCGATCACCGTCACCGGCGCCGCCACCGACGAGGAGGCCAAGGCCGCCGCCCGCGTCATCGGTCGCGACAACCTCTTCAAGTGCGCGATGTTCGGCTCCGACCCGAACTGGGGTCGCGTGCTCGCCGCCGTCGGCATGGCCCCGGTAACCATGGACCCGACGAGGATCCGAGTGTCCTTCAACGGCCACGACGTCTGCGTCGACGCCGCCGGAACCCCGAACGCCCGCGAGGTTGACCTCTCGGGTGAGGACATCGACGTCGAGGTCAACCTCGCCAGCGGCGACGGCAAGGCCACCGTCTGGACCACCGACCTGTCCTACTCCTACGTCGAGATCAACTCCGAGTACTCGAGCTAA
- the argC gene encoding N-acetyl-gamma-glutamyl-phosphate reductase: MKKIAVAGASGYAGGEALRLLLNHPGYGVDFEIGALTGGSNAGQNFGELAPALTPLADRTLQQTTPEVLAEHDMAILALPHGVSATLVEQGLPEDMKIVDCGADYRLRNEDLWERYYGTPHAGSWTYGIPEMPGHREEIAAANRVAAPGCFPTGATIAAMPGIAAGMMAPQVSVVSVTGVSGAGKKPSVALLGAETMQNLRAYGVMTHRHAPEIKQNLLELVPGGDQGDDVHVTFTPVLAPLVRGILTTVTAPARGSAADVRRAYEDFCATEPFLHLLPEGQQPETRHVAGTNMVHLQVAVDDGMIVATSAIDNLTKGTAGAAVQCLNLMNGWDETAGLPTIAAS; encoded by the coding sequence ATGAAGAAGATTGCAGTCGCAGGAGCCAGCGGTTACGCAGGTGGGGAAGCCCTCCGCTTGCTGCTCAACCACCCGGGATACGGCGTGGACTTCGAGATCGGAGCCCTCACCGGGGGATCCAACGCAGGCCAGAACTTCGGGGAACTCGCCCCGGCACTGACCCCTTTGGCGGACCGCACCCTCCAGCAGACCACCCCGGAGGTGCTCGCCGAGCACGACATGGCGATCCTCGCCCTCCCGCACGGTGTCTCCGCCACCCTCGTGGAGCAGGGCCTGCCGGAGGACATGAAGATCGTGGACTGTGGTGCGGATTACCGGCTGCGCAACGAAGACCTGTGGGAGCGCTACTACGGCACCCCCCATGCCGGAAGCTGGACCTATGGCATCCCCGAGATGCCCGGGCACCGCGAGGAGATCGCCGCTGCCAACCGCGTCGCCGCTCCCGGCTGCTTCCCAACCGGCGCGACCATCGCCGCCATGCCCGGCATCGCCGCCGGCATGATGGCCCCGCAGGTCTCCGTCGTTTCTGTCACGGGTGTCTCCGGCGCCGGCAAGAAGCCCAGCGTGGCCCTACTCGGTGCTGAAACCATGCAGAACCTCCGCGCCTACGGTGTCATGACCCACCGCCACGCACCGGAGATTAAGCAGAATCTCCTCGAGCTCGTCCCGGGCGGGGACCAGGGGGATGACGTCCACGTGACCTTCACCCCCGTCCTGGCTCCGCTCGTGCGCGGCATCCTCACCACCGTCACCGCACCGGCCCGCGGCAGCGCCGCCGACGTCCGACGTGCCTACGAGGACTTCTGCGCAACCGAGCCTTTCCTGCACCTCCTGCCGGAAGGCCAGCAGCCAGAGACCCGCCACGTCGCCGGAACCAACATGGTTCACCTGCAGGTAGCCGTGGACGACGGGATGATCGTCGCCACCTCCGCGATCGACAATCTCACCAAGGGCACTGCGGGAGCCGCTGTACAGTGCCTCAACCTGATGAACGGGTGGGACGAGACCGCGGGTTTGCCGACCATCGCGGCGTCCTAA
- the pheT gene encoding phenylalanine--tRNA ligase subunit beta: MLISQNWLTRILQTANPSWSVDSEDLDAGFVRVGFETEGYERLPKTEGPLVIGKVSNIEELEGFKKPIRYCEVAVGEANGTGEPQNIICGARNFAEGDYVIVALPGTVLPGPFEISARKTYGKVSEGMMCSASELGLYDGTSPGIITVSEEEIKANGLGIGDDARGLLGLDDTVFEVNVTPDRGYALSARGLARELASSFELQYRDPALDPAAAALDDDLFAGIPGIEEDILTLEVAEDAKCSLFGIRKVEGIDPKVESPLWLQRELMLCGQRPVNAATDVTNYVMMLLGQPMHAFDAGKITGNLRVHRAAEGDTLTTLDGVERTLSSEDVVISDDSGIQSLAGVMGGSTSEISDETVDVLFEAAHWDELTVARTCRRHKLSSESSRRFERGTDAAVIGNALDFAVSLLVRIAGGKVVNGRTMVGEVPSMPTIKMHTNRPGKVAGMIYPDGTTIGRLREVGCTVRETGLRDGQGARQIEVTPPTWRPDLTIPADLVEEVLRLEGLENIPSVLPHAPVGRGLTPRQRLRRRVGHAMAWNGFAEILPTPFIANDVFDEWGLAEDDPRRNVVKVQNPLESDHASLGTTLLPSMIDALRRNSARGQKDVALFGVEQVSLPRLPESERKPTPMPAVTQRPSEAELDELAQTLPEQPLYVAMVAAGQRALQGPWGGAENFEAQDAFEAARLIGRAAGVEVEFRNAEFLPWHPGRCAEILVDGTVVGHAGELHPQVCERSNIPARSIALEIDLDALPVAERFPQPKVSAFPPVYQDVALVVDEDLPVAEVQKVLQEGAGELLESIRLFDIYESESLGQGKRSLTFSLSFRATDRTLTEDEASEGRRAAIDAATAKLGAELRS, from the coding sequence ATGTTGATTTCTCAGAACTGGCTCACTCGGATCCTGCAGACCGCGAACCCTAGCTGGTCTGTGGACTCCGAAGACCTCGACGCAGGCTTCGTCCGCGTCGGCTTCGAGACGGAGGGCTACGAGCGCCTCCCGAAGACCGAGGGCCCACTCGTCATCGGCAAGGTGAGCAACATCGAGGAGCTGGAGGGCTTCAAGAAGCCGATCCGCTACTGCGAGGTCGCCGTCGGCGAGGCCAATGGCACCGGCGAGCCGCAGAACATCATCTGTGGTGCCCGCAACTTCGCGGAGGGCGACTACGTGATCGTCGCGCTGCCGGGCACCGTGCTGCCTGGCCCATTCGAGATCTCCGCCCGCAAGACCTACGGCAAGGTCTCCGAGGGCATGATGTGCTCCGCTTCCGAGCTCGGCCTCTACGACGGCACGAGCCCGGGGATCATCACCGTCTCCGAGGAGGAGATCAAGGCCAACGGTCTCGGCATCGGTGACGACGCCCGCGGCCTGCTCGGCCTGGACGACACCGTCTTTGAGGTCAACGTCACCCCGGACCGCGGCTACGCGCTGTCCGCGCGAGGCCTGGCTCGCGAGCTGGCGTCCTCCTTCGAGCTGCAGTACCGCGACCCGGCGCTTGATCCGGCGGCAGCAGCCCTCGACGATGACCTCTTCGCGGGCATCCCGGGCATCGAGGAGGACATCCTCACCCTTGAGGTCGCGGAGGACGCCAAGTGCTCCCTCTTCGGTATCCGCAAGGTTGAGGGCATTGATCCGAAGGTCGAATCCCCACTGTGGCTGCAGCGCGAGCTGATGCTCTGCGGCCAGCGCCCGGTCAACGCCGCCACGGACGTCACGAACTACGTCATGATGCTGCTCGGCCAGCCGATGCACGCTTTTGATGCCGGCAAGATCACCGGCAACCTGCGGGTGCACCGCGCCGCTGAGGGCGACACCCTGACCACCCTGGACGGTGTGGAGCGGACCCTGTCCAGCGAGGACGTCGTCATTTCCGACGACTCCGGAATCCAGTCCCTGGCTGGTGTGATGGGTGGCAGCACCTCCGAGATCTCCGATGAGACGGTCGATGTGCTCTTCGAGGCCGCCCACTGGGACGAGCTCACCGTGGCCCGCACTTGCCGCCGCCACAAGCTCTCCTCTGAGTCTTCTCGCCGCTTCGAGCGCGGCACCGACGCCGCGGTCATCGGCAATGCCCTGGACTTCGCGGTTTCGCTGCTCGTCCGCATTGCCGGCGGCAAGGTGGTGAACGGTCGCACCATGGTCGGCGAGGTGCCGAGCATGCCGACGATCAAGATGCACACCAACCGTCCGGGCAAGGTCGCGGGCATGATCTACCCGGACGGCACCACGATCGGTCGCCTCCGTGAGGTGGGCTGCACCGTCCGCGAGACTGGGCTGCGCGACGGTCAGGGTGCCCGTCAGATTGAGGTCACCCCGCCGACCTGGCGCCCGGATCTGACTATCCCGGCCGACCTGGTGGAGGAAGTTCTCCGCCTCGAGGGCCTGGAGAACATCCCATCGGTCCTGCCGCACGCACCGGTTGGCCGCGGTCTGACGCCACGCCAGCGCCTGCGCCGCCGCGTCGGCCACGCGATGGCCTGGAATGGCTTTGCTGAGATCCTGCCGACCCCGTTTATCGCCAATGATGTCTTCGACGAGTGGGGGCTGGCCGAGGATGATCCTCGTCGCAACGTGGTGAAGGTTCAGAACCCGCTGGAATCCGATCACGCATCCCTGGGCACCACGCTGTTGCCATCCATGATTGATGCGCTGCGTCGCAACTCCGCGCGTGGCCAGAAGGATGTCGCCCTGTTCGGTGTGGAGCAGGTTTCCCTGCCGCGTCTGCCGGAAAGCGAGCGTAAGCCGACCCCGATGCCCGCCGTGACCCAGCGACCGTCCGAGGCGGAGCTGGACGAGCTGGCCCAGACCCTGCCGGAGCAGCCGCTCTACGTGGCGATGGTCGCAGCCGGCCAGCGTGCCCTGCAGGGCCCGTGGGGCGGCGCGGAGAACTTCGAGGCTCAGGATGCCTTCGAGGCCGCCCGCCTGATCGGGCGTGCGGCGGGTGTGGAAGTGGAGTTCCGGAATGCGGAGTTCCTGCCGTGGCACCCGGGCCGCTGCGCGGAGATCCTGGTCGACGGCACCGTGGTGGGGCATGCGGGCGAGCTGCACCCACAGGTCTGCGAGCGGTCCAACATCCCGGCCCGGAGCATCGCGCTCGAGATCGACCTGGATGCCCTTCCGGTCGCGGAGCGCTTCCCGCAGCCGAAGGTGTCGGCCTTCCCGCCGGTCTATCAGGACGTCGCCCTCGTGGTCGACGAGGACCTGCCGGTCGCCGAGGTGCAGAAGGTGCTGCAGGAGGGGGCAGGCGAGCTCCTGGAGAGCATCCGCCTGTTCGATATCTACGAGTCGGAATCGCTGGGTCAGGGCAAGCGTTCGTTGACCTTCTCCCTGAGCTTCCGCGCGACGGATCGCACTCTGACCGAGGACGAGGCATCGGAGGGTCGCCGTGCAGCCATCGACGCCGCCACGGCGAAGCTGGGGGCCGAGCTGCGCTCTTAA
- the pheS gene encoding phenylalanine--tRNA ligase subunit alpha — MGAAAEAAEKAFTSATNLEELAEARRAHLGDDAPIPAARRSLGSLPKDQRKDAGRIVNMARGRVEKLFAQVKAELEEKRNQEALRAERIDVTQPTTRGQVGAQHPITILNEQIADIFVGMGWEIADGPEVEAEYFNFDSLNFIPDHPARTLQDTFHIAPQGSRQVLRTHTSPVQMRTMLSREVPVYIACPGRVFRTDELDATHTPVFHQVEGLAVDKGLTMAHLKGTLDHLAKSLFGPNTKTRIRPNYFPFTEPSAEVDVWFEDKKGGAGWIEWGGCGMVNPNVLIAAGIDPEEYSGFAFGMGIERTLQFRNGLPDMRDMVEGDVRFTLPFGVRG; from the coding sequence ATGGGGGCTGCGGCCGAAGCCGCCGAGAAGGCCTTTACCTCCGCGACCAACCTCGAGGAACTCGCCGAGGCCCGTCGTGCGCACCTCGGCGACGACGCTCCGATCCCCGCTGCCCGCCGTTCCCTCGGCTCCCTGCCGAAGGATCAGCGCAAGGACGCTGGCCGCATCGTCAACATGGCACGCGGCCGCGTCGAGAAGCTCTTCGCCCAGGTGAAGGCCGAGCTGGAGGAGAAGCGCAACCAGGAGGCGCTGCGCGCCGAGCGCATCGACGTCACCCAGCCCACCACCCGCGGCCAGGTTGGCGCCCAGCACCCGATCACGATCCTCAACGAGCAGATCGCGGACATCTTCGTCGGCATGGGCTGGGAAATCGCCGATGGTCCGGAGGTCGAGGCGGAGTACTTCAACTTCGACTCCCTGAACTTCATCCCGGACCACCCGGCCCGCACCCTCCAGGACACCTTCCACATCGCACCGCAAGGTTCCCGCCAGGTGCTGCGCACCCACACCTCCCCGGTGCAGATGCGCACCATGCTCTCCCGCGAGGTACCGGTCTACATCGCCTGCCCAGGCCGTGTGTTCCGCACCGACGAGCTGGACGCCACCCACACCCCGGTCTTCCACCAGGTCGAGGGGCTGGCCGTGGACAAGGGCCTGACCATGGCCCACCTCAAGGGAACCCTGGACCACCTCGCGAAGTCCCTGTTCGGACCGAACACCAAGACCCGCATCCGCCCGAACTACTTCCCATTCACCGAGCCCTCCGCCGAGGTCGACGTCTGGTTCGAGGATAAGAAGGGCGGCGCCGGCTGGATCGAGTGGGGTGGCTGCGGCATGGTCAACCCCAACGTCCTTATCGCTGCAGGAATCGACCCGGAGGAGTACTCGGGCTTCGCCTTCGGCATGGGCATCGAGCGCACCCTGCAGTTCCGCAACGGGCTGCCTGACATGCGTGACATGGTGGAAGGCGACGTCCGTTTCACCCTGCCATTCGGGGTCCGCGGCTAA
- a CDS encoding TrmH family RNA methyltransferase: MEMFTERTPRIVNAAKLHRAATRRKTGRFLAEGENAVTAALARGEVLDLYVTEAAWERFPFLQDVTSTHVHLITERAADHLSETVTHTGLFALCANQMVDDDALIASAVKNSPLIAVPVETNEPGNAGTIIRVADAFGAGGVLFAGNTVDPQGGKAVRASAGSLFNLPVARNTSVVEVVEKLHEAEFQILATAADGDVNLHEAADPANGMLAQPTAWLFGNEAHGLGDWLDLADIRVSIPMQGQAESLNLATAASVCLYESSKAQIAKL; this comes from the coding sequence ATGGAGATGTTCACTGAACGCACGCCCCGCATTGTCAATGCCGCCAAGCTGCACCGCGCCGCGACCCGGCGCAAGACCGGCCGTTTCCTCGCCGAGGGGGAAAACGCCGTCACCGCCGCGCTTGCTCGGGGCGAGGTCCTTGACCTCTACGTCACCGAGGCTGCGTGGGAACGTTTTCCTTTCCTTCAGGACGTCACCAGCACCCACGTCCACCTGATCACCGAACGCGCGGCCGATCACCTCTCCGAGACGGTCACCCACACCGGCCTGTTCGCCCTCTGCGCAAACCAGATGGTCGACGACGATGCCCTCATCGCTAGCGCCGTCAAGAACAGCCCACTCATTGCTGTGCCCGTCGAGACGAACGAGCCCGGGAACGCGGGAACCATCATCCGTGTCGCCGATGCTTTCGGCGCCGGGGGAGTCCTCTTCGCGGGAAATACCGTGGATCCGCAGGGTGGCAAGGCGGTGCGCGCATCAGCCGGAAGCCTGTTCAACCTGCCGGTCGCCCGCAACACCTCGGTGGTGGAGGTCGTCGAGAAACTCCACGAGGCGGAGTTCCAGATCCTCGCTACCGCAGCGGACGGGGATGTCAACCTCCACGAGGCGGCCGACCCCGCCAATGGCATGCTCGCCCAGCCCACCGCATGGCTTTTCGGCAACGAGGCGCACGGGCTGGGGGACTGGCTCGACCTTGCGGATATCCGGGTGAGTATCCCGATGCAAGGGCAGGCTGAATCGCTGAACCTCGCCACGGCGGCAAGTGTGTGCCTTTACGAATCCTCCAAAGCACAGATTGCTAAGCTGTAG
- the rplT gene encoding 50S ribosomal protein L20, with protein sequence MARVKRSVNAKKKRREVLNSAKGYRGQRSRLYRKAKEQMLHSKTYAFRDRRARKGEFRKLWIQRINAAARQNDMTYNRLIQGLKLAEIEVDRKVLAELAVSDAAAFTALCEAAKAALPEDVNAPAAS encoded by the coding sequence GTGGCACGTGTCAAGCGCTCTGTGAACGCAAAGAAGAAGCGTCGCGAAGTACTCAATTCTGCGAAGGGCTACCGGGGCCAGCGCTCCCGCCTGTACCGCAAGGCGAAGGAGCAGATGCTCCACTCCAAGACCTACGCCTTCCGCGACCGTCGCGCCCGCAAGGGTGAGTTCCGCAAGCTGTGGATCCAGCGCATCAACGCCGCTGCTCGTCAGAACGACATGACCTACAACCGCCTGATCCAGGGCCTGAAGCTGGCCGAGATCGAGGTCGACCGCAAGGTCCTGGCCGAGCTGGCTGTCTCCGACGCTGCTGCCTTCACCGCACTGTGCGAGGCTGCAAAGGCTGCTCTGCCGGAGGACGTCAACGCACCGGCAGCTTCCTAA
- the rpmI gene encoding 50S ribosomal protein L35 — translation MKQKTHKGTAKRIKVTGSGKLRRERAYRRHLLEGKPSTRTRRLKGTTDVSAADNKRMKRLLGKA, via the coding sequence ATGAAGCAGAAGACGCACAAGGGTACCGCTAAGCGCATCAAGGTCACCGGTTCCGGCAAGCTCCGTCGCGAGCGCGCCTACCGACGCCACCTTCTTGAGGGCAAGCCGTCCACCCGCACCCGCCGCCTGAAGGGCACCACCGACGTGTCCGCAGCCGACAACAAGCGCATGAAGCGCCTGCTGGGCAAGGCTTAA
- the infC gene encoding translation initiation factor IF-3, translating into MSAEARINDRIRVPEVRLVGPNGEQVGIVKTDDARKLAYEADLDLVEVAPNAKPPVAKIMDYGKFKYEQAQKAREARRNQQQTVVKEQKFRPKIDDHDYETKKGNVVRFLEKGSKVKVTIMFRGREQSRPELGFRLLERLAADVEEVGQVESRPKQDGRNMTMVLGPVRNKGKK; encoded by the coding sequence ATCAGCGCTGAAGCTCGCATCAACGACCGAATTCGAGTCCCCGAGGTCCGACTCGTCGGTCCCAACGGTGAACAGGTCGGCATTGTCAAGACGGACGATGCTCGCAAACTGGCCTATGAAGCAGACCTCGATCTTGTAGAGGTTGCGCCGAACGCGAAGCCGCCTGTGGCCAAGATCATGGACTACGGCAAGTTCAAGTACGAACAGGCTCAGAAGGCCCGCGAGGCTCGACGTAATCAGCAGCAGACTGTGGTCAAGGAGCAGAAGTTCCGCCCGAAGATCGATGACCACGACTACGAGACCAAGAAGGGTAACGTCGTTCGTTTCCTGGAGAAGGGTTCGAAGGTCAAGGTCACGATCATGTTCCGTGGTCGCGAGCAGTCCCGCCCCGAGCTGGGCTTCCGCCTCCTGGAGCGTCTTGCCGCTGACGTTGAGGAAGTCGGTCAGGTTGAGTCCCGTCCGAAGCAGGACGGTCGCAACATGACGATGGTTCTCGGCCCCGTCCGCAACAAGGGCAAGAAGTAG